One genomic region from Ptychodera flava strain L36383 chromosome 14, AS_Pfla_20210202, whole genome shotgun sequence encodes:
- the LOC139150345 gene encoding uncharacterized protein: MAAVITLVRQGFLLIFIATAAHAVYCPGYTDYTGVQHNGFDCPKFDDKNDQIYCCKFPYMTTADRYCCDYYEHQRYGFNSTIYESDYGIDYVVNDTVYVHSEGEAVSTVGFGVPAILGLALGGLFLIVVIVVVVAMFICFYMSDTRRNDTRPIIHYQAVQQMTAVPYTTNSDVINPSTNQLPPAQAQGVAYQHPDSAHYTTQQPVVSQNDIPTNSV, encoded by the exons ATGGCTGCGGTCATAACGCTTGTGAGACAAGGTTTTCTACTCATATTCATCGCGACAGCAG CGCACGCCGTCTACTGTCCTGGATATACAGATTACACTGGCGTCCAGCATAACGGGTTTGACTGTCCAAAATTTGACGACAAGAATGACCAAATCTACTGCTGCAAGTTTCCGTACATGACGACAGCGGACAGATATTGCTGTGATTACTACGAGCATCAACGCTACGGGTTCAATTCAACGATCTATGAAAGTGACTATGGTATCGATTACGTTGTCAATGATACTGTTTATGTCCACTCAGAGGGAGAAGCTGTCTCGACTGTTGGTTTCGG AGTGCCCGCAATACTTGGACTAGCATTGGGAGGTCTTTTCCTGATCGTTGTTATCGTAGTCGTCGTTGCGATGTTCATCTGTTTTTACATGTCCGACACACGACGAAACGACACCAGACCAATTATAC ACTACCAAGCCGTCCAGCAAATGACAGCGGTACCATACACTACAAACTCTGACGTCATCAATCCTTCGACCAATCAGCTACCCCCAGCTCAAGCACAAGGAGTGGCCTATCAACATCCAGATTCAGCACACTACACAACGCAACAGCCAGTGGTATCTCAGAATGATATACCGACGAATAGTGTCTGA